The following nucleotide sequence is from Paracrocinitomix mangrovi.
TAAACCACCCCAAATGATTTGTCCTACTGCAGGTGTAATTAATGGATGCATATCTAAAATTTTACTTTTTAATTAATCTTTTTTAAAAGCTGGTGTCAGGCAATCCCTGACACCAAACTTTTTGTTTTTTTAACCTTGTAAGAATGCTACAACGATTCCGAAAAGGGCTGCACCCTCAACTAATGCCGCTGCAATAATCATTACAGTTTGCAATTTGTTAGCAATTTCTGGCTGTCTTGCCATAGCTTCCAAAGCAGATCCACCGATTCTACCGATACCTAAACCAGCTCCGATAACTGCTAGTCCTGCTCCAATTGCTGCGATTCCTAATGATCCCATAACTATATTTATATATTAATTAAAAAAATTACAATTTAATGGTGTGCACTTTCAACTGACGATCCTATATACAATGCAGCCAACATTGTAAAGATGTACGCCTGTAAGAAAGCCACTAACAATTCCAACGTTGAAATAAACAACGTCATTGGCACTGATAATCCAGCCCAACCAACATGCTGGTTCACGAAGATGATTCCAATCAATGAAACCACGATAATGTGACCTGCAGTAATGTTAGCGAACAAACGAATCATCAAGGCCATTGGCTTGATAAAAATACCTGCGATTTCAATCGGCACTAAGATTGGGTATAACCAAACGGGTGCATCAGGTAATAAAATGTGTTTCCAAAATGGTGCTTTTGAACTAGCCATCTGAATAATAAATGTGATGACAGCTAAAAGCATAGTGATTGAAATACTTCCAGTCAAGTTTGGATTTGATAAGAAAGGAATCAATCCTAATAAGTTTCCGAATAAAATAAAGAAGAACAAAGTCAACAAGAATGGAGTAAATCTCTTGTATTTATCTCCTTCAATGTTATCCTTTGCAATGTCTTGTACAAATACTACACCCGGCTCAGCCCATTTAGCGATACCTTTTGGAGGTGCATTTCCACCTTCTTTATAAGTACGTGCAGATTTGATAAATAAAAACAACATCAATCCGGCAACTAAGAAAAGTGTTACAATGTTTTTAGTGATTGATAAATCATAAATCACCTGATGTGCATTAGTTGGGTGATGCTCTTCATCCATTTCAATATGTTCAGCACCAGCCTCTAATTGGTAAATTTTCTCGTGTAATTTCACGAATTTCATTCCGTCTTTTTCAACGATATGATGACCTGAATCATCATGGTGAAATGCTGAAGACATGAAAGTCACTAAACCGTTATCTGTCCATAAAATAATTGGAAGAGGAATAGTAAAACCATCTGCAATGTGAATGTCGTGAGCATCTAATGCGTGATGAATAGCGTATTCTGCTGCATTAAACTCTTCGATCTCTTCTTTAATTGGTGGATGCTCTTCATGTTTAGCTTGAGCATTTACAGTTAAAATCGACAATAACAAAAAACCAAAAATTCTTTTCATATCTCCTTTACAATTAAGGCCTTTACACATAAAAAAAGGACCCCGATAGAAATTTCGGCGCAAAGTTATATATAAAAAGCTTTACAGGGACTATTTTCTGGACTGAATTTCGTCAGTATTTATTTTTTCGTCCAATGGCTTATTTAAAAACCTGATTAGTAAGATAGTTTCGACCAATAGGTAGGGAAAAAAAATTAAAAAGAAATGACCTACAAAAATTTTGGCAATTTCCTTACTCATCAGTAACCAGGGCAATAAAAAAACAAAGGATAATACGATTTTTAGTGTCGTAAAAATTAGATATGCTTTACCGACAGATTGAATCTCTTTTGACTTATTGTATTGAGCAGAAATAAAAAAGAGTCCAAGGACGGTTGCAACAAAAAGGTATGTATGAGATAACCACCACCAATTTTGTAGCTCAATGATATTTGTAGTTGTATAAATATAAGTGCCATGCACAGCTGCAAATAGCATAGCGACAATAACAACTACATTGATTGATGACTTAAAAAGAGTGTTAGTCTTCATCCGACATTTTCTTTACCGATCGAATAACAAGCACCAAAGATACAATTGTTCCCAAGGCGGCAAACAAAATTGTCCAAACCGGTTTTTCTGTTTGTTGATTTTGATCTAACAAATGTCCACCGTATGCACCCAGACCAATTGTAGCCAACATCTGAAAAGCCATACCTGAATACTTCATGTAAGCCTGAACTTTCTTGTCCTTTTTTTCAGATGGTTGATCTGATTTAATAAGATGATGATTTTAGTATACCAATTCTGATTCGCTCTCTTCCTCTACCTTAGGCAAAGCTGTAGTTTCAACCGGAGTGCCACCCATAGCACAATTACCATTAAATGCGGCTCCATTTTCAACACCAATTTTACCGGCAACAATGTTACCTTTTACTTTGGCAGTAGCTTTTAAGATTAACAAACCATCTACTGTGATGTTACCGACAACTTCCCCTTCAATATCGGCATTGGCACATAAGATTTCTCCTTCAATTCTTCCTGTAGTACCTACTACTAACTTTCCTGTAGTTCTTAAAGTTCCCTCTAAAAAACCATCCATTCTGAAATTACTATCAGTAATTACATCTCCTTTGATACTAGTTCCCTCAACAATTCTGTTTAATTGATCAGGAGAACTCACGCTGCTCACTTGACTGTTCTTATTTCCTTTACGCATCTTAAAATTAGGTATTGGTTAAAAACAAAAATATAAAATATAAAACGCCATGACAAGGCTTTACGTCAAATTACGTATAAAGTCGGAGCAACATTTATTATTCGTCGACTAATCCTTTACTTTGACCTTTACTAAATCGATTTTTGATTCAGAAACTTCCATAACGGTAATCACTAAATCATCTGTTTCAATTAAGGTATTAGGTTTAGGAATTTCTTCCAGCTTATTGATGATAAATCCGGCTATGGTCTCATATTCTGCCGATTCAGAAATTGGAATTTCGTATTCTTGCTGCAAATAATCAATCTCCATCCTACCAGAAAACAAGTAGGTGTTTTCATCTATTATTTGCTCCACGTCATCTTCATGATCATGTTCATCTTCAATTTCACCAAATATTTCTTCAACAATATCTTCAACCGTGATGATTCCGGAAGTTCCTCCAAACTCATCTACCACCACAGCAATACTTCGTTTTTGTTTGGTAAACTGTTCCAATGAATCTTTTACTAAAACTGCTTCAGGCACCACGAAAATTGGCAATAATATTTGTTTGATAGACTCTGGCTTTGATAACATTTCATGTGCATGCACATATCCTATAATATTGTCAATATTATCTCTATAAATAACCACTTTAGATAATCCGGATGAAATAAAAAGCTCTTTTAATACCTGAATATCGTCATCTATATTTAAGGCAATAATCTCTGTTCTGGGAACCATGCAATCACGTGCCTTTACATTTGGAAACTCCAATGCATTTTGTAATATCTGCAGCTCATTCTCCATTTCAGACTCCTCTTCCATTCGCTCATTGATGTCCCTCACGTAGTGATCTAAATCTACCTTTGTAAATGCCTGTTCTGAATCAGATATATCTACTTTCACCAACTTTAAAAACAATTCAGAAATCCACATGGTGATCATGGTTGGGATATAGAAGACTCCATATATAATCACTAAAGGAATAACACCATACTTCAAACTTCTGTTGGGATTGATTCTGAAAAGTGCTTTTGGTAAAAATTCTGCCGTAATTAAAACTAAAAGGGTTGAACAGATGGTTTGTAGAATCAAAATAACTGCTTGATTCTCTGAAACGTAAGCAAAAACCGGTTCTAACACCATGGCCATGTAAATACCATAAATCACCAGGGAAACATTGTTACCCAATAACATTGAACTGATAAACTTTGGCGTTTCTTTAACGAAATAGGATAATACACGACCCGAAAAGTATCCTTGCTGCTTGTCTAGCTCAATTTTAAGCTTATTTGAAGACACAAAAGCAATCTCCATTCCCGAAAAAAAAGCGGAACACAATAAGGTTATTATGATAATCAGAAATCTCTGGGACTCCGGGTCCATAGTCGCGTTTGTCTTAGAACGAATTTATAGAAAAATAGCAAATGTAACAATCAATAAAAAATTAATTGCCTATTAATTAGTCGTATTCTTCTAAATCAAATCCAATATCCTTTCTATAATAAGCGTTTTCGAAGTCAATTTTCTTAAGGTTGTCGTAGGTTTTATCAAGTGCAGCCTCTAGTTTTTTACCGTATGAAGTAACACACAATACACGACCACCTGCAGTTACGTATGTTGGCCCATCTTGTTTAGTGCCTGCATGAAAAATCATAGAATCAAAAATTCCGTTAAGTCCAGAAATGTTTTTTTCTTTTTCATATGCTCCGGGATATCCACCTGAAACCATCACAACTGTTGAAGCAGCACGTTCATCAAAAACCACATCTCTTTCAGACAAGGTTCTGGTAGCTACACCTTCAAACAATTCCAGAATATCAGATTTTAATCTTGGAATTACCACCTCCGTTTCAGGATCACCTAAACGACAGTTGTATTCAATAACGAATGGATCTTTTTTAACATTGATCAATCCAAAAAAGATGAATCCAACATAATCAATCCCCTCATTTTTCAATCCTTTAATGGTTGGGATTATTACTTGATTTTCTACTTTATCCATGAAGGCAGTATCTGCAAAAGGAACCGGAGAAACAGCTCCCATTCCACCAGTATTTAAACCGGTATCACCCTCACCAATTCTTTTATAATCTTTTGCTTCAGGAAGAATCTTATATGATTGTCCATCTGTAATTACAAAAACAGACAATTCAATTCCATCTAAAAACTCTTCGATAACCACCGAGCTAGATGCATCTCCAAATTTTGCATCCTCTAACATGGCGCGAAGCTCATCTTTGGCTTCATTCAAATCATTTAAAATAACCACTCCTTTTCCGGCAGCTAAACCATCCGCTTTTAAAACATACGGAGGTTTCATCCCATCTAAAAAAGCGTATCCTTCTTCTAAATTGTCTTTTGTAAATGTTTGATATTTAGCTGTAGGGATATTGTATTTTTTCATGAATTGCTTAGAGAAATCTTTTGATCCTTCTAACCTTGCTGCCGATTTGTTTGGTCCAATAACGGCAATGTGTCTTATTTCAGGATCATCTTGAAAGAAATCTGCGATACCATCAACAAGTGGTTTTTCAGGTCCTACAACTACATAATCAATTTTATTCTCCAAACAGAATTTTTTAATCCCCTGAAAATCATCAGCTTCAATATCTACATTGGTGCCCACCTGATTTGTTCCGGCATTTCCGGGAGCAATAAATAGTTTGTCTATTTGAGAACTTTGTGCAATTTTCCAGCTGATAGCGTGTTCTCTTCCGCCTGAACCAAGGACCAATACGTTCATGAAATATTATTTTAACTGCACTTTCTCCAAGGAAATATACCCGGCGTTCTGTGCTGGGACAAAGTTAGGTAAAGCGCAGGGTTGATTGAAGACGAATTATTAACAAACCGCATTTTTTATCCATCAAATAAAATATTTACTTTTAGCTTTTCCTTTTCCCTTTTACCCACATTAGATTTGAAATTGCTGAGATTTGCAGTCATATTATTCTTTATGTTGAGCTTTCAACTTTTCAGTTATGCACAAAATGATGTATATGCTGAAAAAGGCGTGATTGACTTTAGCCAATGGGACACCCAAAAAGACCCTAGTTTATTTCTAAAGGGGAATTATGAGTTTTATTGGAATCAACTTATTTATCCCGGAAATTTTTCAGGAGGATATATTGACAATATCGATTATCAGTCTTGTGATGACAATTGGAATAAATACAAAAACAGTTCATTTGGCAACTTACCTGCCCAAGGTTATGCTACTTACAGAGTAAGATTTATCAATTTACCTGAAGAGGAACTGAACATAATGGTGAAATCTGTAACCTGTGCTGTTCGCATATACTTCAATGGTGAATTAGCTTCAGAAATTGGCAAAGTAGGTACAAAAAAGGACGAAGAACAGCCCAAATATGATCATCAAATAATTCCGCTCCCTCATGGAGAAAGCAATGTTGAGATGATAATTCATCTATCCAATTTCCATCACAGAAATGGAGGATTTAACAACCCTTGGTACATTGGAACTGAAGAAGCCCTTTACGGAATTCACCGCAAAAACATCATGTTAAATGGTATTGAAGGAAGTGCCTTTTTGTTTGCCGGCTTGTTTTTTTTAACGCTCTATATTTTCAGGAGGAAGGATAAAGCACTATTGTACTTTAGTTTATATGCACTTACCTTTTTCATTCGCCCTCTGGTATCATTTGATTATATGATAACCACCATTTGGCCGGATATCAACTGGACATTGCTTATTCACATTGAGTATTTGTCATTGTTTTTACCAGGTGCCTTTATGCTTTTGTTTATAAGAGAAAGATTCAAAGAACAAGCGCCTCAAAAATTAATGATGATTATAGCAGTGCTGGTTTTTCTAGAAGCATTTGTTGTTTTAGTAACACCAACAACAATATTTACGCATTTGCCATTACCTCATCAGCTGATATCATTTGTAAGTTTTGCCTTGATGATTTATGTGAGCATTAAAGCCATGAAAGACAGAGTGAACGGAGCTGTTTTTGCCACCATTGCCATGATCTGTTTGATCTTAAGTTCAGCCTACACCATTTTTCTTTATGTGGATTTGATTACTCCTTCGCCCTATGGATATGTGGCTTTGCAAATGGCATTTTTACTTTCTATGACAATGATTCTAGGATCTAAATTCGCCTCTCAGTTTAGAAAAGTAGAATACCTGCAATTAGAAACAGCCAATCAAAAAGAAGAAATTGAAATTCAGCATCACGCATTAGAAGCCAAAAACGAGGAAATAACATCTTCCATCACCTATGCCAGAAGAATTCAAAATGCTATTTTACCTCCAACCAAAAAAATAGATGGAATCGCTAAAGATGCATTCGTTCTTTACAAGCCCAAAGATATTGTAGCAGGTGATTTTTATTGGCTAGAAGAAAAAGATGAGTTGGTATTTATAGCATCTGCAGATTGTACGGGTCATGGCGTGCCAGGTGCAATGGTTAGTGTAGTTTGTAACAATGCGTTAAACAGAAGCATAAGAGAATTTGGATTAACAGAACCCGGAGAAATTCTGGATAACACCAGAAAACTAGTAATTGAAACCTTTGATCAAAGTGAAGAGGAAGTAAAAGACGGAATGGACATTGCTTTGATTGTGTTCAACAAAAAAACCAGAGAATTAAAATTTGCCGGAGCTAATAATCCATTGTGGATTGTGCGAGATACTAATAATGAAACTAATCTCCCTTTAGAAAAAGCAAAAGTACTGGAAGAAGAAAATATTCAACTTGTAGAATTTAAAGGAGACAAACAGCCAATTGGAGTTCATTTTGATCCAAAACCTTTTCACACACTTACCCTCACAGTTAGTAAAAATGAATGGATTTATATTTTCTCTGATGGATTTGCCGATCAGTTTGGAGGTGAAAAGGGTAAAAAGATGATGTATAAACCTATGAAGAAAAACATCATGGAAATTTTTAATCTGGATGCCCAAAATCAAAAATCACATTTGGATAAAGTATTTGATGATTGGAAGGGGAAATTTGAACAAACTGATGATGTTTGTTTGATAGGAATAAAGTTTTAGTTACCCTTTAACGTACTCCCAATCTTTGATGGGCTCAAATAATTTGTATGATTCTTTTACGGATGGATGCTGTAATACTGATTCAACATCTACTTCAGGAAGTAATTCATCTCCCAAACCGTTTTTAACAAAAATGAAGTTGAATCCCAAATCATTGGCTCCTACTAAACGGTAACCTTTTTGTTTGGCTAAATTAACCATTGCCACAGGAGAGGCTCCGTGATATACAGGATGTTTTCCCGGATAAAAGTAATTAGGATCGTAAGGAACGACGATATTATTTAAACCAAACTCTACATGCGTTTCAATAATCACCACATTAGGAGATACTTGCTCAAGTGCTTTCCAAATCCAATAATCATTTCCGTCAATATCTACAGACAACAAATCAATTTCACCAGTAAGGCCGGCATTTTTAACTAATTCGTTGATATTTTCTGCCGTTACTTTTGAACAAGTAAAAACAGGCTGATGCATATATGGATGAGGATACTTTGCATAAAATTTACGTCCCCTTTTAATCGCTTTTTCATTGCCATCCAAAAACAATCCATGATAGCCAAAATTAAAAGCCAGGTTAGCGCAATTGCTATTGATACCATCATCAGATCCAATTTCTACAAAGGTTTTATTGCGCATTCCAATAATTGAGAAGATGTACAGTAATTTGCCATCCTCTTCAAATTGGGAAAACACCCTGAAACCGGTATCATTAAACGCAGGTAATTTTCCTTCTGAACTCCAAACCTGATATTGGTTGAAGAGCTGACGTTGGCTCACTTGTACCTCAGGCGAAAAGCGATTTCGTACTTTAAAAATGTAAAACTTACTTTTTAATATGTCCTTTAACCAAGCCATTTATTGTGCTACCTCTTCTTCTTTTTTATTGAACAGCCAATCTACTTCTTTTTCCCATTTAGATTTGACGGCAATTTGCTCTGTATTATATATCACCTTTTCAGGTAATCTTTTTTCTTTTAAAGAACCTGTTGTCCAGGCTCCGTTTCCGTCTACGTCAAAAATCAATCTAAGTTGGTATGTGCCGGGTAAAACTTTCTCAAATACAATTCGATTAGCAAAATCTGCTGTATCCACTGCTTCACCTTTATCATTGAGCAGATGTACTATTACCTTTTCTGTAAATACAGTATCCACATTAAGGATTAAACTACCATAATAGTCATCTTCTTCATTGTCAAACAATAAACTGATTGCCTTATTATTTTCTCTTCCGTAACGCGTTTGAACTGCTGCTGAATCAATTATAATTTGATGCGCTTTAGTACCAAAAGTGCTGAATTCAATGTCCCTCACCTTGATTTCATAATCTGGCAATTCCAATAAATTAGAGTCCGCATCAAATACTTTTACCATGGTATCATTTATAGATGCAACGGGCTCAGAGAAAGTAAAAATCAGATTGGTTTGCGGCAGTAATTTTCCCTTTTTTACATTGTTATTGACTTTGATTTCAACTTTACTTACATCATCAGGAATATTAGCATACACCGGTTTTACTGTATCTTTTTCTCCGTTTAACTCAACATAAAAATGTGTTTTAGAGGAAGGATTTTCTGCCAACCAAAACACCAATGAATCTTTAGTACTTGTCTCTTCTTGCAGCAACTCAATATTAGATGTAACACTTATTGAATCAGTTGGATTAGATAATAGAACCTCAACTCTCCCCGGAAAATCAAAGTTTAAATCGTT
It contains:
- a CDS encoding hemolysin family protein, with the translated sequence MDPESQRFLIIIITLLCSAFFSGMEIAFVSSNKLKIELDKQQGYFSGRVLSYFVKETPKFISSMLLGNNVSLVIYGIYMAMVLEPVFAYVSENQAVILILQTICSTLLVLITAEFLPKALFRINPNRSLKYGVIPLVIIYGVFYIPTMITMWISELFLKLVKVDISDSEQAFTKVDLDHYVRDINERMEEESEMENELQILQNALEFPNVKARDCMVPRTEIIALNIDDDIQVLKELFISSGLSKVVIYRDNIDNIIGYVHAHEMLSKPESIKQILLPIFVVPEAVLVKDSLEQFTKQKRSIAVVVDEFGGTSGIITVEDIVEEIFGEIEDEHDHEDDVEQIIDENTYLFSGRMEIDYLQQEYEIPISESAEYETIAGFIINKLEEIPKPNTLIETDDLVITVMEVSESKIDLVKVKVKD
- a CDS encoding Ig-like domain-containing protein, which gives rise to MRYLGFAILILIFGGCAQTEPLTGGPKDIYAPVIDTAKSFPANGQLNFKGNEVSLKFNEFITLNNPNDNILIIPQPVERPTITSKNKRMSILFNEPLEENTTYTITFNGAIQDFTEKNDSVFQYVFSTGNYIDSLEVEGRVIDGFTNKPIGGMLVGLYPKSLEANFDSIPYKFKPMYLGQTSNTGLFKLNYLKAGVYYMFAINDKNKNLLLDPDETMAFIEEEHFILGPDSIGRFEMKAFEHAVSGVQMNDLNFDFPGRVEVLLSNPTDSISVTSNIELLQEETSTKDSLVFWLAENPSSKTHFYVELNGEKDTVKPVYANIPDDVSKVEIKVNNNVKKGKLLPQTNLIFTFSEPVASINDTMVKVFDADSNLLELPDYEIKVRDIEFSTFGTKAHQIIIDSAAVQTRYGRENNKAISLLFDNEEDDYYGSLILNVDTVFTEKVIVHLLNDKGEAVDTADFANRIVFEKVLPGTYQLRLIFDVDGNGAWTTGSLKEKRLPEKVIYNTEQIAVKSKWEKEVDWLFNKKEEEVAQ
- a CDS encoding AtpZ/AtpI family protein; this encodes MKYSGMAFQMLATIGLGAYGGHLLDQNQQTEKPVWTILFAALGTIVSLVLVIRSVKKMSDED
- the atpE gene encoding ATP synthase F0 subunit C encodes the protein MGSLGIAAIGAGLAVIGAGLGIGRIGGSALEAMARQPEIANKLQTVMIIAAALVEGAALFGIVVAFLQG
- a CDS encoding PP2C family protein-serine/threonine phosphatase — encoded protein: MLSFQLFSYAQNDVYAEKGVIDFSQWDTQKDPSLFLKGNYEFYWNQLIYPGNFSGGYIDNIDYQSCDDNWNKYKNSSFGNLPAQGYATYRVRFINLPEEELNIMVKSVTCAVRIYFNGELASEIGKVGTKKDEEQPKYDHQIIPLPHGESNVEMIIHLSNFHHRNGGFNNPWYIGTEEALYGIHRKNIMLNGIEGSAFLFAGLFFLTLYIFRRKDKALLYFSLYALTFFIRPLVSFDYMITTIWPDINWTLLIHIEYLSLFLPGAFMLLFIRERFKEQAPQKLMMIIAVLVFLEAFVVLVTPTTIFTHLPLPHQLISFVSFALMIYVSIKAMKDRVNGAVFATIAMICLILSSAYTIFLYVDLITPSPYGYVALQMAFLLSMTMILGSKFASQFRKVEYLQLETANQKEEIEIQHHALEAKNEEITSSITYARRIQNAILPPTKKIDGIAKDAFVLYKPKDIVAGDFYWLEEKDELVFIASADCTGHGVPGAMVSVVCNNALNRSIREFGLTEPGEILDNTRKLVIETFDQSEEEVKDGMDIALIVFNKKTRELKFAGANNPLWIVRDTNNETNLPLEKAKVLEEENIQLVEFKGDKQPIGVHFDPKPFHTLTLTVSKNEWIYIFSDGFADQFGGEKGKKMMYKPMKKNIMEIFNLDAQNQKSHLDKVFDDWKGKFEQTDDVCLIGIKF
- the atpB gene encoding F0F1 ATP synthase subunit A encodes the protein MKRIFGFLLLSILTVNAQAKHEEHPPIKEEIEEFNAAEYAIHHALDAHDIHIADGFTIPLPIILWTDNGLVTFMSSAFHHDDSGHHIVEKDGMKFVKLHEKIYQLEAGAEHIEMDEEHHPTNAHQVIYDLSITKNIVTLFLVAGLMLFLFIKSARTYKEGGNAPPKGIAKWAEPGVVFVQDIAKDNIEGDKYKRFTPFLLTLFFFILFGNLLGLIPFLSNPNLTGSISITMLLAVITFIIQMASSKAPFWKHILLPDAPVWLYPILVPIEIAGIFIKPMALMIRLFANITAGHIIVVSLIGIIFVNQHVGWAGLSVPMTLFISTLELLVAFLQAYIFTMLAALYIGSSVESAHH
- a CDS encoding bactofilin family protein codes for the protein MSSPDQLNRIVEGTSIKGDVITDSNFRMDGFLEGTLRTTGKLVVGTTGRIEGEILCANADIEGEVVGNITVDGLLILKATAKVKGNIVAGKIGVENGAAFNGNCAMGGTPVETTALPKVEEESESELVY
- the purD gene encoding phosphoribosylamine--glycine ligase is translated as MNVLVLGSGGREHAISWKIAQSSQIDKLFIAPGNAGTNQVGTNVDIEADDFQGIKKFCLENKIDYVVVGPEKPLVDGIADFFQDDPEIRHIAVIGPNKSAARLEGSKDFSKQFMKKYNIPTAKYQTFTKDNLEEGYAFLDGMKPPYVLKADGLAAGKGVVILNDLNEAKDELRAMLEDAKFGDASSSVVIEEFLDGIELSVFVITDGQSYKILPEAKDYKRIGEGDTGLNTGGMGAVSPVPFADTAFMDKVENQVIIPTIKGLKNEGIDYVGFIFFGLINVKKDPFVIEYNCRLGDPETEVVIPRLKSDILELFEGVATRTLSERDVVFDERAASTVVMVSGGYPGAYEKEKNISGLNGIFDSMIFHAGTKQDGPTYVTAGGRVLCVTSYGKKLEAALDKTYDNLKKIDFENAYYRKDIGFDLEEYD